One genomic region from Kineobactrum salinum encodes:
- the clpA gene encoding ATP-dependent Clp protease ATP-binding subunit ClpA translates to MLSKDLELTLNEAFRDARAKRHEFMTVEHLLLALLDNNDAIRVLKACGADIGGLRGDLVEFVDATTPLIPDDNEERETQPTLGFQRVLQRAVFHVQSSGRSEVTGANVLVAIFSEQESQAVYFLKTQSIARLDVVNYITHGISKVANEGEGAEPDQAAGAEPAGEEGEGNPLDNFATNLNEEAAAGRIDPLIGRIPEVERVSQILARRRKNNPLLVGESGVGKTAIAEGLAKMIVDGEVPDLLKDSVVYSLDLGALLAGTKYRGDFEKRFKGLLAVLKKREGAILFIDEIHTIIGAGAASGGVMDASNLLKPLLSSGKMRCIGSTTFQEYRGIFDKDKALSRRFQKIDVMEPSPDDAYKILKGLKSRFEEHHGLRYTNRALRVATDLSARYITDRFLPDKAIDVIDEAGAYQQLQSPSKRKKVIGVADIEAVVAKLARIPPKSVSSDDRETLQKLEQNLQMVVFGQTRAISSLATSIKLARAGLRSGDKPIGSFLLAGPTGVGKTEVTRQLARLLGLELIRFDMSEYMERHTVSRLIGAPPGYVGFDQGGLLTDAVTKHPHAVVLLDEIEKAHPEVFNLLLQVMDHGALTDNNGRKADFRSVILVMTTNAGAESISRRTIGFTTQDHSTDAMEAINKMFTPEFRNRLDSVVQFEPLGEDVILTVVDKFLTELQGQLDEKRVTLDVDEDARLWLVEKGYDRNMGARPMERVIQEHIKKPLAELVLFGALAQAGGTALVRLNKSRDALDVLVEEQTPELA, encoded by the coding sequence ATGCTGAGTAAAGACCTGGAATTGACGCTGAACGAGGCTTTTCGGGACGCGAGGGCCAAGCGCCACGAGTTCATGACCGTGGAACACCTGTTGCTGGCCCTGCTGGACAACAATGACGCCATTCGGGTGCTGAAGGCCTGTGGCGCCGACATCGGCGGTCTGCGTGGCGACCTGGTGGAATTTGTGGACGCCACTACACCGTTGATCCCGGACGACAATGAGGAGCGGGAAACCCAGCCCACGCTGGGATTCCAGCGCGTCCTCCAGCGCGCGGTTTTTCATGTGCAGTCCTCCGGCCGCAGCGAGGTCACGGGCGCCAATGTGCTGGTGGCCATTTTCAGCGAACAGGAAAGCCAGGCGGTTTATTTCCTCAAGACCCAGAGCATAGCCCGGCTGGACGTGGTGAATTACATCACCCACGGTATCTCCAAGGTGGCCAATGAAGGCGAGGGCGCGGAACCCGATCAGGCGGCAGGGGCTGAGCCCGCAGGCGAGGAGGGCGAGGGCAACCCGCTGGACAATTTCGCCACCAACCTCAATGAAGAGGCCGCCGCCGGACGCATCGACCCGCTGATCGGGCGTATCCCGGAAGTCGAGCGGGTATCGCAGATCCTGGCCCGCCGGCGCAAGAACAATCCGCTGCTGGTGGGTGAATCGGGCGTGGGCAAGACGGCGATTGCAGAAGGCCTGGCGAAGATGATCGTCGACGGCGAGGTGCCCGACCTGCTCAAGGACAGCGTGGTCTATTCGCTGGATCTGGGTGCGCTGCTGGCCGGCACCAAGTACCGCGGCGATTTCGAGAAACGCTTCAAGGGCCTGTTGGCAGTCCTCAAGAAGCGTGAGGGAGCCATCCTCTTCATCGACGAAATCCACACCATCATCGGTGCCGGAGCGGCTTCCGGGGGTGTCATGGACGCCAGCAACCTGCTCAAGCCCCTGCTTTCGTCGGGTAAGATGCGCTGCATCGGCTCCACCACCTTCCAGGAGTACCGGGGGATCTTCGACAAGGACAAGGCACTCAGCCGCCGCTTCCAGAAGATCGATGTCATGGAGCCCTCACCCGATGACGCCTACAAGATCCTGAAAGGACTGAAATCGCGGTTCGAGGAACACCACGGCCTGCGCTACACCAACCGGGCATTGCGGGTGGCCACCGATCTGTCGGCACGCTACATTACCGACCGCTTCCTGCCGGACAAGGCCATCGATGTTATAGACGAGGCCGGTGCCTACCAGCAGCTGCAATCGCCCTCCAAGCGCAAGAAAGTGATAGGTGTGGCCGACATTGAGGCGGTGGTGGCGAAACTCGCCCGCATTCCACCCAAGTCGGTCAGTTCCGATGACCGGGAGACTCTGCAAAAACTGGAGCAGAACCTGCAAATGGTGGTATTCGGGCAGACCCGGGCCATCAGCAGCCTGGCAACTTCGATCAAGCTGGCGCGGGCCGGCCTGCGCTCTGGCGACAAGCCCATCGGCTCATTCCTGCTGGCCGGACCGACAGGCGTCGGCAAGACCGAGGTAACGCGGCAACTGGCGCGGCTGCTGGGACTGGAGCTGATTCGCTTCGACATGTCTGAATACATGGAACGCCATACCGTCTCCCGCCTGATCGGTGCGCCGCCCGGCTATGTCGGCTTCGACCAGGGAGGCCTGCTGACCGACGCGGTCACCAAGCACCCGCACGCGGTGGTACTGCTGGACGAAATCGAGAAAGCCCACCCCGAGGTGTTCAACCTGCTGTTGCAGGTCATGGATCACGGTGCGCTGACGGACAACAACGGCCGCAAGGCGGATTTCCGCAGTGTCATCCTGGTGATGACTACCAATGCGGGGGCCGAAAGCATCAGCCGGCGTACCATCGGGTTTACCACCCAGGACCACAGTACTGATGCGATGGAGGCTATCAACAAGATGTTCACGCCGGAATTCCGCAACCGGTTGGACAGCGTGGTGCAATTTGAACCGCTGGGCGAGGACGTGATCCTCACCGTGGTGGACAAGTTCCTGACGGAACTGCAGGGCCAGCTCGATGAAAAGCGGGTCACGCTGGATGTCGACGAGGACGCACGGTTGTGGCTGGTCGAAAAGGGCTACGACCGCAATATGGGTGCCCGTCCGATGGAGCGGGTTATCCAGGAGCACATCAAGAAGCCGCTGGCGGAATTGGTGTTGTTTGGCGCGCTGGCCCAGGCCGGCGGTACGGCTCTGGTGCGCTTGAACAAATCCCGCGATGCCCTGGACGTATTGGTTGAGGAACAGACACCGGAGTTGGCGTAG
- the clpS gene encoding ATP-dependent Clp protease adapter ClpS — MASNWRLSAGDQQRDSDGGLALQESKPELKRPPLFKVVLLNDDYTPMEFVVEVLEVFFGMNREQATQVMLTVHTRGKGLCGIYTRDIAETKATQVNQYARENQHPLLCEIEASEG; from the coding sequence GTGGCCAGTAACTGGCGGTTGTCTGCCGGGGACCAGCAGCGCGATAGCGATGGCGGCCTGGCTCTGCAGGAGTCCAAACCGGAACTCAAGCGACCGCCGCTGTTCAAAGTAGTATTGCTGAACGACGACTACACCCCCATGGAGTTCGTGGTTGAAGTCCTGGAAGTGTTCTTCGGCATGAACCGCGAGCAGGCAACGCAGGTTATGCTTACTGTACACACCAGGGGCAAGGGTCTGTGCGGCATTTACACCCGGGATATCGCCGAAACCAAGGCGACTCAGGTGAACCAGTACGCGCGGGAGAACCAGCACCCGCTGCTGTGCGAGATCGAGGCATCGGAGGGCTAG
- a CDS encoding arginyltransferase, which translates to MTSSLRDLKVYTTYPHSCSYLKDQEATTLFIDPRQEVDQLLYSRLSTMGFRRSGNHIYRPHCGQCNACIPARIPVAQFRPNRSQRRTWTRNSDLTVEASPGIRDQEAYDLYYRYIELRHADGDMYPPDREQYHSFLNNAWDCTRYFRFHAGGSLLAVAVVDVLVDGLSAIYTFFEPDQAHRSLGSYAILWQIERAREQGLDYLYLGYWIRNCDKMAYKSAYRPLELYIDNNWTAEPQRA; encoded by the coding sequence GTGACCTCATCACTCCGGGATCTGAAGGTGTACACCACCTACCCTCACAGTTGCAGCTACCTGAAAGATCAGGAAGCAACCACCCTGTTCATAGATCCCCGCCAGGAGGTGGATCAGCTGCTCTACAGCCGGCTCTCCACGATGGGTTTCCGGCGCAGCGGCAATCACATTTACCGCCCTCACTGCGGCCAATGCAATGCCTGCATTCCGGCCCGCATTCCAGTGGCGCAGTTCCGTCCCAACCGCAGCCAGCGACGCACCTGGACCCGCAACAGCGACCTGACGGTGGAGGCCAGTCCCGGGATCAGGGATCAGGAGGCCTACGACCTGTACTACCGCTATATAGAGTTGCGTCATGCCGATGGCGACATGTATCCGCCCGACCGCGAGCAGTACCATTCCTTCCTGAACAACGCCTGGGACTGCACCCGCTATTTCCGTTTTCACGCCGGCGGCTCGCTGCTGGCAGTTGCAGTGGTGGATGTGCTGGTCGACGGCCTGTCGGCCATCTACACGTTTTTCGAACCCGATCAGGCACACCGCAGTCTGGGCAGCTATGCCATCCTCTGGCAGATCGAACGGGCCCGGGAGCAGGGACTGGATTATCTGTATCTGGGTTACTGGATCCGCAATTGCGATAAAATGGCCTACAAGTCCGCTTACCGGCCACTGGAACTCTACATCGACAACAATTGGACGGCAGAGCCGCAAAGGGCGTAG
- a CDS encoding LolA family protein produces the protein MQGEFQQIQYDQDDRPAGKASGQFKLLRPGYFAWEISSPDSQLIIANREYLWHFDRDLETVTRRPVADTEAMTPLQVLGGDASALRRDYTVERDQRDRFVLIPRDGDPGFLRLALELDGALIRGMEVLDNLRQRVVIEFSALDPTPGLSAADFDFTPPPDADLFYHEQ, from the coding sequence CTGCAGGGCGAGTTTCAGCAGATCCAATACGACCAGGACGATCGCCCTGCTGGCAAGGCCAGTGGCCAGTTCAAGCTGCTGCGGCCCGGCTACTTTGCCTGGGAGATCAGTAGCCCCGACAGCCAGTTGATCATCGCCAACCGCGAGTACCTGTGGCACTTTGACCGCGACCTGGAAACCGTTACCCGGCGTCCGGTGGCGGACACCGAGGCGATGACACCGCTGCAGGTGCTGGGCGGCGATGCCTCGGCATTGCGACGGGACTACACGGTAGAACGGGACCAGCGCGACCGCTTCGTGCTGATACCCCGGGACGGCGATCCGGGCTTTCTGCGGCTGGCACTGGAACTCGACGGCGCCCTGATCCGCGGCATGGAGGTGCTGGACAACCTCAGGCAGCGCGTGGTGATCGAATTCAGCGCGCTGGATCCGACCCCCGGCTTGAGCGCGGCCGATTTCGATTTCACCCCACCACCGGACGCGGACCTGTTCTACCATGAGCAATAG
- the infA gene encoding translation initiation factor IF-1: protein MAKEDQIEMEGEVVDTLPNTTFRVKLENGHIVTAHISGKMRKNYIRILTGDKVRVELTPYDLSKGRITYRER, encoded by the coding sequence ATGGCAAAAGAAGATCAGATTGAAATGGAAGGCGAGGTAGTAGACACCCTGCCCAACACCACGTTTCGCGTGAAACTGGAGAACGGGCATATCGTAACCGCCCATATCTCCGGCAAGATGCGCAAAAACTACATCCGTATTCTCACCGGCGACAAAGTCCGCGTCGAGCTGACACCCTACGATCTCAGCAAGGGGCGTATCACCTACCGCGAGCGCTAG
- a CDS encoding class I SAM-dependent methyltransferase, whose protein sequence is MNASIHALLDRAKRLLSPALPPQSEANPAAASTDDDYLRRMEAERQSFNDCANVHELPEIFHYWSNKHLAPKKFHQFGITDPEQFFFLYCKKLAEQKGGFLRMVSIGAGNCDMEARLARRLLDEGISDFRLECTDINEAMLERGREHARQMDVAEHVFPDYGDFNDWRPEGRYDVVMANQCLHHVLELEKLFVAIKSCLTPDGYFLTSDMIGRNGHQRWPEALALVQQFWSELPEEYRNNRLLNRHEPQYINHDCSTESFEGIRAQDILPLLVEHFHFELFLPFANIVTVFIDRPFGHNFNAEGEWDRDFIDRLHARDEEAIMSGEIKPTQMLAVLRSEAVETTLLHPRLTPEFCIRPRQVSPFRDKTLLHGKVRALATDPTGTYRRVQTSCSDIFLPQSASSTAGSRSDGRAAHGAGGDRPAAGRVSADPIRPGRSPCWQGQWPVQAAAARLLCLGDQ, encoded by the coding sequence ATGAACGCATCCATCCATGCACTTCTCGACCGTGCCAAACGCCTGCTGTCCCCGGCACTGCCCCCACAGAGCGAAGCGAATCCCGCGGCTGCAAGCACTGATGACGACTATCTGCGCCGCATGGAAGCCGAGCGGCAGTCGTTCAATGATTGCGCCAATGTGCATGAGTTGCCGGAGATCTTTCATTACTGGTCCAACAAGCACCTGGCGCCGAAGAAATTCCACCAGTTCGGGATCACCGATCCCGAGCAATTCTTCTTCCTCTACTGTAAAAAGCTGGCCGAGCAAAAGGGTGGCTTTCTGCGGATGGTCAGCATCGGTGCGGGCAATTGCGACATGGAAGCGCGCCTGGCCCGCCGTCTGCTGGACGAGGGCATCAGCGACTTCCGCCTGGAGTGCACCGATATCAATGAAGCCATGCTTGAGCGCGGCCGGGAGCATGCCAGGCAAATGGACGTTGCGGAGCATGTCTTCCCGGACTACGGCGACTTCAACGATTGGCGACCCGAGGGCCGCTACGATGTGGTGATGGCCAACCAGTGCCTGCATCACGTACTGGAGCTGGAGAAACTCTTTGTCGCGATCAAGTCCTGCCTCACTCCCGACGGCTACTTCCTTACCTCCGACATGATCGGCAGAAACGGCCATCAACGCTGGCCCGAGGCCCTGGCTCTGGTACAGCAGTTCTGGAGTGAGTTGCCGGAAGAGTACCGCAACAACCGGCTACTGAACCGGCACGAGCCCCAATACATCAACCATGACTGTTCCACCGAGAGCTTTGAGGGCATCCGGGCCCAGGACATCCTGCCGCTGCTGGTCGAACACTTCCATTTCGAGCTTTTCCTTCCCTTCGCGAATATCGTCACGGTGTTCATCGATCGCCCTTTCGGCCACAACTTCAACGCCGAGGGGGAGTGGGACCGGGATTTCATTGACCGCCTGCATGCCCGCGACGAAGAAGCGATCATGAGCGGTGAAATCAAGCCCACCCAGATGCTGGCGGTACTGCGCAGTGAGGCCGTCGAGACGACCCTGTTGCATCCCAGGCTCACCCCCGAGTTCTGCATACGCCCCCGGCAAGTGAGTCCCTTCCGCGATAAAACGCTCCTTCATGGTAAAGTAAGGGCTCTGGCCACAGACCCGACAGGAACCTACCGCCGTGTTCAAACTTCTTGTTCCGATATTTTTCTGCCTCAGTCTGCTTCCAGTACCGCTGGCAGCCGCTCCGATGGACGAGCTGCTCACGGCGCTGGAGGCGATCGACCAGCTGCAGGGCGAGTTTCAGCAGATCCAATACGACCAGGACGATCGCCCTGCTGGCAAGGCCAGTGGCCAGTTCAAGCTGCTGCGGCCCGGCTACTTTGCCTGGGAGATCAGTAG
- the aat gene encoding leucyl/phenylalanyl-tRNA--protein transferase, with protein MPGIARLAPGQAFPPTSQALDYPNGLLAAGGTLTPERLIEAYRRGIFPWYEAPQPVLWWTPDPRSVLYPRELHVSRSLRKTLRRDQWQLSVDRDFSAVMRHCAAPRTTGPGTWIGPEMLTAYATLHRLGIAHSIEVRDPDDALVGGLYGLALGRVFFGESMFSRIPGGSRIALVGLVHILRRGGFRLVDCQMESRHMNSMGARTISRLDFEAELDHTVDAFVDPAIWTLPATCGDLLL; from the coding sequence ATGCCCGGCATTGCACGGCTCGCGCCGGGACAGGCATTTCCGCCCACTTCGCAGGCGCTGGACTATCCCAACGGGCTGTTGGCAGCGGGCGGCACCCTGACGCCGGAACGCCTGATCGAGGCCTACCGGCGCGGGATATTTCCCTGGTATGAAGCCCCCCAACCGGTCCTGTGGTGGACCCCGGACCCCCGTTCGGTGCTCTATCCGCGGGAGCTGCATGTCTCGCGCAGCCTGCGCAAGACCTTGCGCCGCGACCAATGGCAGTTGAGCGTCGATCGCGACTTCAGTGCTGTCATGCGGCACTGTGCCGCGCCGCGTACGACAGGCCCCGGCACCTGGATCGGCCCGGAAATGCTGACCGCCTATGCCACCTTGCATCGCCTGGGCATTGCCCATTCCATAGAAGTGCGTGACCCGGACGATGCGCTGGTCGGCGGTCTCTACGGACTTGCGCTGGGCCGGGTATTTTTCGGGGAGTCCATGTTTTCCAGAATACCGGGGGGTTCCCGGATCGCCCTGGTCGGTCTGGTGCATATCCTGCGCCGCGGCGGCTTCCGGCTGGTCGACTGTCAGATGGAAAGCCGGCATATGAATTCAATGGGGGCCAGAACCATCAGCCGGCTGGACTTTGAGGCAGAGCTTGACCACACTGTAGATGCATTTGTCGATCCAGCGATCTGGACCCTGCCGGCAACCTGCGGAGATTTGCTGTTGTGA